One window from the genome of Montipora foliosa isolate CH-2021 chromosome 5, ASM3666993v2, whole genome shotgun sequence encodes:
- the LOC138003726 gene encoding uncharacterized protein has product MDKSEYLRLLSEASINDASKFRPVPLERPPSRGRPPTYYHPLLKKEKDLDSTVRRILPKPIAETVCPTGSRLAHLYGLPKTHKENLAMRPILSAKQTYNYALAKWLDTKLKPLSLNRYTISDIFEFTNEIQNMEIANGDILVSYDVSSLFTNVPLDETIEILANRAFTNNWFNVTYDLNLTKMDLVDLLRVATKEQLFQFNGALYEQTDGVAMGSPLGPLLANVFMTSIEENLERQGKLPSFYRRYVDDTLTIMPNMAAASSFLDTLNLAHSSVKFTMETESNGMLPFLGTQLLNRSPRIETKVYVKPTNSGLLLHFQSNVDNRYKNGLLRTMLDRAHRLSSSWSHFSDECDRLKSVFSRLKYPKQLVNSTIKRFVDSKVCDQPRPLSTAQETDNMVRVVLPFKDQNSAEFVKKQLKDLSLKVNKTIQPVFTSRKIEQELKVKEAKPPIINQQCVVYKFQCDLCDEGYVGYTRGHLHNRVKGHKQQSSAIARHYKNAHGSIPRDLLKRFEVLKKCKNKFDCLVFEMLFIRTLKPSLNVQSDSIRAKVFL; this is encoded by the coding sequence ATGGACAAGTCCGAATATTTACGCCTATTATCTGAAGCTTCCATCAATGACGCAAGTAAATTTCGGCCTGTTCCCCTGGAAAGGCCTCCAAGTAGAGGTCGACCACCAACTTATTACCACCCTCTtctaaagaaagagaaagatttaGACTCTACTGTCCGTCGAATTCTGCCCAAGCCCATTGCGGAGACTGTGTGCCCTACAGGCTCCAGATTAGCCCATTTATATGGCTTACCAAAGACACACAAGGAGAACTTAGCGATGCGCCCTATTCTATCAGCAAAGCAAACATACAACTACGCGCTGGCTAAATGGCTTGACACTAAACTTAAGCCTTTGTCTTTGAATCGGTACACAATATCTGACATATTTGAATTTACGAACGAAATTCAAAACATGGAAATAGCAAACGGTGACATTCTGGTTTCGTATGATGTGTCTTCCCTGTTCACAAACGTACCCTTGGATGAAACGATAGAGATACTCGCGAACAGAGCTTTCACCAACAATTGGTTTAACGTAACGTACGACTTGAATTTGACGAAAATGGACCTTGTTGACCTTCTCAGAGTAGCTACAAAAGAACAACTTTTCCAATTCAATGGAGCCTTGTATGAACAGACTGATGGTGTGGCCATGGGTTCTCCCCTTGGCCCCTTGCTCGCTAATGTTTTCATGACCTCAATCGAAGAAAACCTCGAACGACAAGGAAAACTCCCTTCGTTCTATCGAAGATATGTAGACGACACCCTGACCATCATGCCGAATATGGCGGCAGCATCTAGCTTTCTAGAcacattaaaccttgcacattcaTCCGTAAAATTCACCATGGAAACTGAAAGCAATGGTATGTTGCCATTTCTGGGAACTCAGTTACTGAATCGATCTCCCCGGATAGAGACAAAGGTCTACGTAAAACCCACGAATTCAGGTctccttctgcattttcagagcaatgttgacaatcggtacaagaatggcttgctgagaactatgctcgatcgagcacaccgtttatcttcttcttggtcacacttctcagacgaatgtgaccgtctgaagtcagttttctcacgcctaaagtacccgaaacaactcgtaaattccactatcaaacgctttgttgactcaaaggtctgcgaccaaccgcgacctttatcaacagcccaagagacggataacatggttcgagtagtcttgccatttaaagaccaaaactcagcagaatttgtaaaaaaacaacttaaggatttgagcctgaaagtaaacaaaaccatccagcctgtatttaccagcagaaaaattgaacaggaactgaaagtgaaagaggcaaagccgccgatcataaatcagcagtgtgttgtatataaatttcaatgtgacctttgtgatgaaggttatgtaggctacacacgcggacatttacacaatcgtgtaaagggacataagcaacagtcctcggctattgccagacactataagaacgcacacgggtcgatccctcgggacctgcttaaacgctttgaggtgctcaaaaaatgtaaaaacaaatttgattgcttagtgtttgaaatgttatttataagaacacttaagcctagcctcaatgtgcaatcggattccattcgtgctaaagtattcttatag